Genomic segment of Ralstonia pickettii:
CGGTGCCGATGCGGCCGTGCGCGCAGCCATCACCAAGCTCGGCGGCGAGCGTGTTGAGGACACAGAAGGGGCCGCATTCTGGCGCGACCTGCGCGAGCAATCGCATGCATTTTTCGCGCGTGCCGTGCAAGGCAGCCTGCCGCTGTGGCGCATCGCCCTGCCCCCGGCCACGCCGCCGCTGGCGCTCGGTCATGCGTCGGCCGATGAGCAGCTCGTCGAATGGGGCGGCGGCCAGCGCTGGTGGATCGACACCGGCAACACCTCCGCCGACGCCATCCGCGATGCTGCCCGCAAGGCCGGCGGCCACGCCACGCTCTTCCGCAACGGCGACCGCGCCAGCGACATCTTCACGCCCGTCGCCGCGCCGTTGATGGCCGTGCACAAACGCCTGAAAGACAGCTTCGATCCGCACGGCATCTTCAACCCGGGCCGTCTGTATTCAGCGTTCTGACTGCCGACTTCCAACGCAAGCCCATCATGCAAATCACGCTCGCGGCGTTCCTGCGCAACACCCCCGACGGCGAAGAAGCCCAAAGCATCGTGCAGAAGTGCGTGCACTGCGGTTTCTGCACGGCCACCTGCCCGACCTACCAACTGCTCGGCGATGAGCTGGACGGCCCGCGTGGGCGCATCTACCTGATGAAGCAGGTGCTGGAGGGCCAGCCCGCCGGCGCCGCTACACGCCTGCACCTCGACCGCTGCCTGACCTGCCGCAACTGCGAATCGACCTGCCCGTCCGGCGTGACCTACGGGCGCCTGGTGGAGATCGGCCGCAAGATCGTCGACGACCAGCTCGACGCGAAAGGAGAGTCGCGCCCCCTGGGCGAGCGCGCCGTGCGTTGGGCGCTGCGCGAGGGGCTGACGCGGCCGGCGCTGTTCGGCTCCGCGCTCAGGCTCGGACAGGCAGTGCGGCCGATGTTGCCGCCGGTGCTGCGCAACAAGGTTCCGGCCAGGCAGCCTCACGCCGGCACGCGGCCCGGCACCGCGCACGCACGCAAGATGCTGTTGCTCGAGGGCTGCGTACAACCCGCCATGTCGCCCAACATCAATGCGGCCACGGCGCGCGTGTTCGACAAGCTGGGCGTGCAGCTCATCAGTGCAGACCGTGCGGGCTGCTGCGGGGCGATCCGGTATCACATGAACGACCATGCGGGCGGCCTGGGCAACATGCGCGCCAACATCGACGCCTGGTGGCCGCACATCGAGGCCGGCGCCGAGGCCATCGTCATGACGGCCTCCGGCTGCGGCGCGATGGTCAAGGAATACGGCCACCTGCTGCGCGATGACCCCGCCTACGCCGAACGCGCGGCGCGCGTGTCCGCGATGACGCGCGACCTGTGCGAGGTGCTGCCGGCGTTCTCGCAGCAGCTCCTGCAGAAGACCAAACCCGAAGCACAACGGCCGCGCGTGGCGTGGCACCCGCCCTGCACGCTGCAGCACGGTCAGCAGATTCGCGGTGCGGTGGAAACGCTGCTCGCCTCGCTGGGCGTGGACGTCAAGCTCTGCGCCGACAGCCACCTGTGCTGCGGCTCGGCCGGCACCTATTCGGTGCTGCAACCGGAACTCGCCTACCGGCTGCGCGATGACAAGCTCGCCAAGCTGCAAGCCACGCAGCCTGAGCGCATCGTCTCCGCCAACATCGGCTGCCTGACGCATCTGCAGAGCGGCACGGACACGCCGGTCGAACACTGGATCGAGCTGGTCGACCGCATGCTGGCCTGAAACGAACGCAGCCGGGTTCTATACTTGGCGCTTCGTTTCGCCCGGAGGCCCCATGCTGCAAACCTTCGCGATCCTGTTGACGTTCCAGTCGGTGGGAGAGTTGTTGACGTATTCGCTGCACCTGCCGGTGCCCGGTCCGGTGATCGGCATGGTGTTGCTGGTCATCTACCTGCTGGTGGACAAGGGCCGCGTGCTCGAAGTCATGCAGGGCACCGTCCGTGAACTGCTGCGTCACCTGACCATCCTGTTCGTGCCGGCCGGCGTGGGCGTCATGACGCAACTGAACCGCATCGGGCAGGAATGGCTGCCAATCGTGGTGGCGACCGTCGTATCGACGTGGCTGTCGATTGCCGCCGGTGCGCTCGTGACGCGCGCGCTGATGCGCCGCATGGGGGACCACGGCGAAGGCCAGGAGGAGCTGGCCCCATGAACGCGATGGCTCCCAACCTGCACCAACTCTGGGTCTATCTGGCCGCCAGCCCGCTGCTCGGCCTGACCGCCACGCTCATCGCGTACCTGATCGGCGTGCGCCTTCATGAACGCAGCCGCTTTAACCCGATGGTCAACCCGCTGCTGATTGCGGTTGTCATCCTGGGGACGCTGCTGACCGTGACGGGCACGCCGTACAAGACCTACTTTGACGGCGCGCAGTTCGTGCACTTCCTGCTGGGGCCGGCGACGGTGGCGCTGGCGGTGCCGTTGTTTCAGCAGTGGGCGAAGCTGCGCCGCCATGCGGTGCCGCTGATGGCTGGGCTCCTTGCAGGGTCGGTCGTGGCCGTGGTGTCAGCCGTGGGCATCGCGTGGCTGCTGGGCGCATCGCCGGAAACGCTGCGCTCGATGGCGCCGAAATCGGTGACGATCCCGATCGCCATGGGCATCTCGGAGAAGATTGGCGGCGCGCCGACCATCACGGCGGTGCTGGTGCTCATTACCGGCATTGTCGGGGCGACGACCACGACGCGGCTGCTGAACCTGCTGCGCGTGCGCGAGTACAGCGTGCGTGGTTTTGCCACCGGCATCGCGGCGCACGGCATTGGTACGGCCCGCGCGTTTCAGGTCAATCCGGAAGCCGGTGCGTTCTCGGCGCTGGGCATGGGCCTGAACGGCGTGCTGACGGCCGTGCTGGTGCCGCTGCTGGCGGGTTGGATTCCGCACTGAATCGCTCCTCCCTCCGCCCGGTATTCACTGCCTGGGCAATCTGAAACACGCTTTGCCACCCTCCTGAACGCTCCTGACAGAACGCTGTCAGGAGCCCCCCGCCAGAATCGCTCCACCTTAACCGGCAACGGCACTCCCAACCGCCTGAGCCACCTAACGGAGCGAACATCATGGCAAGCGTCATCAACTGGTTTGAAATCCCGGCCAACGATTTCCCGCGCGCGGTGAAGTTTTACGAGAACGTCTTCGACACGCAGCTCAAGCAGGAAGACATGGGCGACATGACCATGGGCGTGTTTCCGGCGGGTGAGACGACCATCCACGGTGCGCTGGTCAAGGGCGAGGGTTTTGCGCCGTCCGACAAGGGCAGCGTGGTCTACCTGAATGCGCCCAATCTGGATGCCGTGCTCGAGCGCGTGAACGGCAGCGGCGGCCAATGCGTCTTTGGGCCGATGACGCTGCCCGACCACATGGGCCGCATCGCCCACATCGTCGACACCGAAGGCAACCGCATCGGCCTGCACGAGCCCGATGCCAAGACGCAGGCGTACCTGCTACAGCAGTAACGCCCCCAGGGCCGGTGCGCGGGCGCCGGCCTTCACCAAGAGACAGAGAAGAACACCATGCCCAGCCAATCCCCGTATCTCATGCGTGCCGCGGATGTGACCGCGCGCACGCAGTCGTTTTCACACCCCTGGAACAGCCTGTCGGAAATTCACGGCACGATGATGGGCCGGCTGCTCGGGCTCAAGCGCACGGGCGTGAATTTCGCGCGCGTGCCGCCGGGCAAGGAGTCGTTCGTCTATCACTCGCACCAACGCGAAGAGGAATGGATCTACATCCTTTCCGGCGAAGCGCAGGCCGAGATCGACGACAACATCTTCACCGTGCGCAGCGGCGATTTCATGGCCTTCCCCACAGGCGTCGCGCATCACCTGCGCAACTGCGGCAAGGACGATCTCGTCTATCTGTGCGGCGGCGAACATCTCAACATCGAGATTGCCGATTTCCCGAGACTGGGCAAGCGCATGCTGCGCCGTGGCGAGCAGGTGGATATCGTCGACATCCACCCTCAACGGGAACTGACGCCCTTCGGCGCGTAGGGGAAAGATTGTGCGGATTGCGCGCGGCAAGAAGCCCACTACAATGCCGCGCATGACCCGCCGCGCCGACCGCCTGTTCCAGATTGCCCAGATCCTGAGAGGCCGCCGTTTGACCACTGCGGCGATGCTGGCCGACCGCCTGGGCGTGTCGGAGCGCACCGTGTATCGCGATATCCGCGATCTGTCTGTCTCGGGCGTACCGATCGAAGGCGAGGCCGGTATCGGCTACCGCATGCGGGCAGGCTACGACCTTGCACCGCTCATGTTCACCGCCGACGAAGTCGAAGCGCTCGTGGCCGGCGCACGGATGATCAAGGCGTGGAGCGGCGGCACCATGGCCGAATCGGTGGACGCCGCATTGGAAAAGCTGATGGGCGCCCTGCCCGCGGAGCGCCGCAACGAAGCCGAGACCACGCGCATCTTCGCGCCCGGCTACGGCATGGGCAGCGAGGTCAAGCAGGTATTCGACACGCTACACGCAGCGCTTGGCCGCCACGCCGTTGCGCGGCTCGCTTACCGCGACGCGCAGGGCCAGTTGACCGAGCGCTGCATCCAACCGCTCGGCCTGTTCTTCTGGGGACAGGTCTGGCTGGTGGCCGCCTGGTGCGAACACCGCCAGGACTACCGCACATTCCGCCTCGACCGCTGCGTCCAGGTCGACATTCTGGAGCGCCACTTCGCCGAATCCGCCGAGCGCTCGCTGGCGGACTTCATGCGCAAGGTGCGGGGCTCGTCGGATTGACGACCGCAACGTCAGGCGGGATCGGGCTCCGCCAGCAGCCGCTCAATATCGTCGGCAATCTCTTCCGGCTTGGTCAGGGGCGCGTAGCGCTTGTAGACCGTGCCATCGCGGCGCAGCAGGAACTTGGTGAAGTTCCATTTGATGGCTCCGATGCCGAGCACGCCGGGCTTTTCCGAGGTCAGCCACTTGTAGAGCGGATGCGCGTTGGAGCCATTTACGTCGATCTTGCCGAACATCGGAAACGACACGCCGTAGTTCTTTTCGCAGAAGGCGCCGATCTCGTCTGCGCCGCCCGGTTCTTGCTTGCCGAACTGGTTGCACGGAAAGCCGAGCACCTCCAGCCCTTTGTCGTGCAGCCGCTTATACACCGCCTCCAGCCCCGCGTATTGCGGCGTGAATCCGCACTTGCTCGCGGTGTTCACGATCAGCAGGACCTTGCCCTTGTACTGCGACAGCGGCACGCGCTGGCCGGTCAACGAATCGGCCTCGAATGCATAGACGTCACTCATGGCTACTCTCCGGATGGTTGCTGCAAACGGTAACCAGCGAGGCCGAGCAAACCTGGCACGCTGCACATCACCTCAAATGATGTAGCGCCTGCGCCACATCAGACGACATTCAAATGCTCGGTGCCGGCCGACAGGTCCGTCTGGCCACCGCGCTTGCTGTGCAGCTTGATCTGCAGGCGCAAGTCGTTGAGAGAGTCGGCATTGCGCAGCGCGTCTTCGTACGTGATCTTGTTTTCTTCGTACAAATCGAACAGCGCCTGGTCGAACGAGATCATCCCTTGCTCGCGGGATTTCTTCATGACCTCCTTCAGCTCGTGCACCTCGCCCTTGAAGATGAGGTCTTGCACCAGCGGGGTCGCCAGCATGATCTCGACGGCCGGTACGCGCCCCTTCTTGCCCTGACGCGGCAGCAGGCGTTGCGCAATCATCGCGCGCAGGTTCAGCGACAGGTCGATCAGCAGCTGTTGACGCTTTTCTTCCGGGAAGAAGTTGATGATCCGGTCGATCGCTTGGTTCGAGCTGTTGGCGTGCAGCGTGGCAAGGCACAGGTGGCCGGTTTCCGCATACTGGATCGCGTATTCCATCGTGTCGCGATCCCGGATTTCGCCGATCAGGATCACATCCGGCGCTTGGCGCAGGGTGTTCTTCAGCGCTACGTGCCACGACTCGGTATCCACGCCCACCTCACGCTGCGTCACCACGCAGTTCTGGTGCGCGTGCACGTATTCGACCGGGTCTTCGATGGTGATGATGTGGCCGTACGAATTCGCATTGCGATAGCCCACCATCGCCGCCAGCGAGGTCGACTTGCCCGAGCCCGTGGCACCCACCACGATCACCAGGCCGCGCTTGCTCATGACGATCTCGTTCAGGATCGGCGGCAGGTCCAGCTCGCCCAGCGTCGGGATCTTCGTGTTGATGGTTCGCAGCACCATGCCGGCGCGGCCTTGCTGCATGAACGCCGACACGCGGAAACGCCCGGCGCCGTGATGGCGAAGTTGCATTCCGAGCTGTCTTCATACTCGCGCAACTGCTTCTCGTTCATGATCGACTTGACCAGACCGAGGGCCTGCTGGGCATTCAGCGGCTGCTGAGAGATCGGCGTGACCTTGCCGTCCACTTTGATCGCGGGCGGAAATTCTGCCGTGATGAACAAGTCCGAGCCACGGCTGTTCACCATCAACTGCAAGAGTTCGTGGATGTATTTGGTGGCGGCTTCGCGGTCCAGCATGGCGTGCCCCTCCTCGAAAGAATTGGAAAGCGCGCTGACGTATCGGTCAGCGTATCAGTTCGCGTGTCAGTTCGCGAACGCGTCCGGGTTCTTGGCGATGGCGCGCGCGTCTGCGTAGTTGATCGCCGAGCGCTTGATCAGCTCCGACAGGCACTGGTCGAGCGTCTGCATGCCCATGCCGCTGCTAGTCTGCATCATCGAGTACATCTGCGAGATCTTGTTCTCGCGGATCAAGTGACGGATGGCCGGCGTGGCAATCATGATTTCGTGCGCCGCAATCCGGCCCGAACCGTCGCGCGTCTTGAGCAGCGTCTGCGAGATCACCGCCTCCAGCGATTCGGAAAGCATGGTCCGGACCATCTCTTTTTCGTCCGACGGGAACACGTCGACGACCCGGTCGATGGTCTTGGCCGCCGAGCTGGTGTGCAGCGTGCCGAACACCAAGTGGCCGGTTTCTGCGGCGGTAAGCGCCAGGCGAATGGTTTCAAGGTCACGCAATTCGCCGACCAGCACCACGTCCGGATCTTCACGCAGCGCCGACTTCAGCGCATTGGCGAACGAATGGGTATGGGGCCCGAGTTCACGCTGGTTGATCAGGCTCTTCTTCGATTCGTGCACGAATTCGATCGGGTCCTCCACCGTGAGGATGTGGCCCATGTCGTTTTCGTTGCGGTGATTGACCATCGCGGCCAGCGTGGTCGACTTGCCCGAGCCGGTCGGGCCCGTGACGAGCACCAGGCCGCGCGGCTTCATCGCCAGGTCCGCGAACACGGCGGGCGCTTTCAGGTCATCCAGCGAGAGCACCTTCGACGGAATCGTCCGGAACACAGCAGAAGCGCCACGGTTTTGATTGAACGCGTTGACACGGAAACGCGAGAGGCCGGGGATCTCAAACGAGAAGTCGACTTCCAGGTTTTCTTCGTAGACCTTGCGTTGCCCGTCGCTCATGATGTCGTACACCATGGAGTGCACATCCTGGTGCGTGAGCGGTGGGACGTTGATCCGGCGCATGTCGCCGTGGATCCGGATCATCGGCGGCAGTCCGGCCGACAGGTGCAAGTCCGACGCCTTGTTCTTGGCGGAAAACGCCAGAAGCTGCGCGATGTCCATCTTATAATGACCCCCGACTTTTTTATGTCGCCCGGGCGTCGCAATGGCGCCTCCAGACGCGCTCCGAGCCGTTGTTTTGACGTGCCGGAACCTTGTTTATTTGTAACAAACGTCGCCGGATTATGTCTGCAATCGTCGCCAACTTGCAAGCCGTGCGTCAACGGATCACAACGGCCTGCACACTGGCTTCGCGCGATGCTGCGGGTGTCACATTGCTGGCCGTTTCCAAGACGTTCGACGCCGATGCCATACGCGCCGCGCATGCCGCCGGGCAACGCCTCTTCGGCGAAAACTACGTGCAGGAAGGCATCGCCAAGATCGACGCGCTGGCCGACCTGCGCACGGGTATCGACCCGATCCGCTGGCACTTCATCGGCCCCCTGCAGAGCAACAAGACGCGCGCCGTGGCCGAACAGTTCGACTGGGTGCACAGCGTCGATCGCCTGAAGATCGCCGAGCGCCTGTCGGCCCAGCGCCCGGACACCTTGCCGCCGCTGCAGGTCTGTCTCGAGATCAACATCAGCCGCCAGGCCAGCAAACATGGCCTGCTCCCCGATTTCGATGAAGTGCTTGCCGTGGCACAAGCCGTCTCGGCCCTGCCCCGCTTGCAGTTGCGCGGCTTGATGGCCGTGCCCGAGCCGAGCGATGACCCCGCCGCGCAACGCAAGCCGTTTGCCGATCTGTGTGCACTGGCGAATCGGCTGCGCGAGGCCGGCATCCCGCTCGATACGCTGTCAATGGGCATGTCCGCCGACCTGGAAGATGCAATTGCCGAAGGCGCCACGATCGTGCGCGTCGGCAGCGCCATCTTCGGCGCGCGGCATTACGCCCACGCCTGAATTCCTGTTGTCTCTCACACCACCACTCTCATGCTCGACACTCTGAAACTCGGCTTCATCGGCGGCGGCAACATGGCGGCGGCCCTCATCGGCGGCCTGATTGCCAAGGGCGCGCACGGCGCCAACATCGTGGTGGTGGACCCGACCGAACCGGCCCGCAGCCGCGCCAAGCAGACCTGGGGCGCCCGAACCGCTGCCGCCCCCGGCGCAGAACTGGCCGATCGCGACGTGATCGTCCTGGCAGTCAAGCCGCAGCAGATGCGCGAGGTCTGTGCGCAACTGGCACCGCATCTGCGTGACAGCCTGGTGCTGTCGGTGGCGGCGGGCATCCGCATCCAGGATCTGTCGCGCTGGCTGAATGGCCATGCACGTGTGGTCCGGGCGATGCCGAATACCCCAGCGCTGTCCGGCCTCGGGATGACCGGCCTGGCCGCCAACGCTGGCCTGTCGGACGGCGACCGGGCTACCGCCAGCGCCATCGCCAATGCCGTCGGCAAGAGCGTTTGGGTGCCCGCCGAAGCGCAGATCGATGCGGTGACCGCCATCTCGGGCAGCGGCCCCGCATACGTGTTCTATTTCATTGAAGCGATGCAGCAGGCGGCGCAGGAGTTGGGGCTGTCGGCTGAGGATGGGCGCACGCTGGCGGTCGAGACGTTTATTGGCGCGGCCACGCTGGCGGGCCAATCGACCGAGCCGGTGGAGGTGTTGCGCGAGCGTGTGACGTCCAAGGGCGGGACGACCTATGCGGCGCTGACGTCAATGGAAGGCGCTGATATCAAGGCTGCCTTTGTGCGGGCGATGCATGCCGCGGCGGCTCGGGGGAAGGGGATGGGGGAGGAGTTTGGGCGGGATTGAGGGTACTGGTCCATCCCCGGTATCGCCCCCGGCAGGGGATGAAATCGGGGACGCACCACCAACACCTAGCGCAGCAAATACGCCCCTGCCACCCCGGCAAACAAGCAGGCCCCCAGCCAATTGTTATGCCGGAAAACAAAAAAGCACTTCATCCGATCACGCGTCTGTAGCATCGGGAAATACCAAAGCGACAACGCCACGGCAGCGGCAAACCCAATCCAGTACGCCACGCTGAGTGCCATCACATGGCCAGCCCAGGCCATGATCCCGAAGAACCCCGCGTAGCACAGCATGATCGCCGCCACGTCAAAACGTCCAAAAGTAATGGCTGAGGTTTTGATGCCGATGAGCAGATCGTCATCGCGGTCGACCATCGCGTACGCCGTGTCGTAGGCAACGGCCCAGAAGACATTGCCGGCAAGCATCAGCCACGCCAGCACCGGCACCTGATCCTGCACCGCCGCGTACGCCATCGGAATCCCAAACCCGAACGCAATGCCGAGGTACGCCTGCGGAATCGCGAAGAACCGCTTGAAGAACGGATACGTGCCGGCAATCACGATGGCGGCCACCGACATCCACTTGGTCAGCGCATTGAGTGGCAGGATCAACGTGAAGGCGATGAGCGAGAGCACCGCGGCTACCGCCAGCGCCTCCCAGGGGGCAATCAGGCCCGCGGTGATCGGCCGCTCCTTGGTGCGCTTGACGTGCTTGTCAAAGTCACGATCCGCCCAGTCGTTGACCGCGCAACCGGCCGAGCGCATCAGGAACGTGCCGACCGTGAAAATCACCACCAGCGACAGCGGCGGATGACCATCGGCGGCCATCCACAGCGCCCACAGCGTCGGCCACAGCAGCAAAAGCGTGCCGATCGGTTTGTCCATGCGCATCAGGCGCGCATAGAGCATGAGGCGGCTGGGTTGGGCAGCGGACGATTGCATGGAAATCACCAAAGAAAAATGGCGCCTGCACGAGGCAAGGCGCCATTTTAGTCCTGCCGAAAGCCGCTTACGCTGCGGCCAGATCGAACCGGTCGAGATTCATCACCTTGACCCACGCGGCGACGAACTCGCTGATGAAGCGCTCCTTGCCGTCGGCGCTGCCGAACACCTCGGCGAGGGCACGCAGGATCGAGTTCGAGCCGAACACCAGATCGACGCGCGTGCCAGTCCACTTGCGCTCGCCCGTCTTGCGGTCATAGCCCTCGTAGATGTCGCCGGCAGGCTTCCACTCGGTATTCATGTCGAGCAGGTTGACGAAGAAGTCGTTCGTCAACGCGCCGGG
This window contains:
- the glcF gene encoding glycolate oxidase subunit GlcF, producing the protein MQITLAAFLRNTPDGEEAQSIVQKCVHCGFCTATCPTYQLLGDELDGPRGRIYLMKQVLEGQPAGAATRLHLDRCLTCRNCESTCPSGVTYGRLVEIGRKIVDDQLDAKGESRPLGERAVRWALREGLTRPALFGSALRLGQAVRPMLPPVLRNKVPARQPHAGTRPGTAHARKMLLLEGCVQPAMSPNINAATARVFDKLGVQLISADRAGCCGAIRYHMNDHAGGLGNMRANIDAWWPHIEAGAEAIVMTASGCGAMVKEYGHLLRDDPAYAERAARVSAMTRDLCEVLPAFSQQLLQKTKPEAQRPRVAWHPPCTLQHGQQIRGAVETLLASLGVDVKLCADSHLCCGSAGTYSVLQPELAYRLRDDKLAKLQATQPERIVSANIGCLTHLQSGTDTPVEHWIELVDRMLA
- a CDS encoding CidA/LrgA family protein, translated to MLQTFAILLTFQSVGELLTYSLHLPVPGPVIGMVLLVIYLLVDKGRVLEVMQGTVRELLRHLTILFVPAGVGVMTQLNRIGQEWLPIVVATVVSTWLSIAAGALVTRALMRRMGDHGEGQEELAP
- a CDS encoding LrgB family protein, with product MNAMAPNLHQLWVYLAASPLLGLTATLIAYLIGVRLHERSRFNPMVNPLLIAVVILGTLLTVTGTPYKTYFDGAQFVHFLLGPATVALAVPLFQQWAKLRRHAVPLMAGLLAGSVVAVVSAVGIAWLLGASPETLRSMAPKSVTIPIAMGISEKIGGAPTITAVLVLITGIVGATTTTRLLNLLRVREYSVRGFATGIAAHGIGTARAFQVNPEAGAFSALGMGLNGVLTAVLVPLLAGWIPH
- a CDS encoding VOC family protein, with the translated sequence MASVINWFEIPANDFPRAVKFYENVFDTQLKQEDMGDMTMGVFPAGETTIHGALVKGEGFAPSDKGSVVYLNAPNLDAVLERVNGSGGQCVFGPMTLPDHMGRIAHIVDTEGNRIGLHEPDAKTQAYLLQQ
- a CDS encoding cupin domain-containing protein, with product MPSQSPYLMRAADVTARTQSFSHPWNSLSEIHGTMMGRLLGLKRTGVNFARVPPGKESFVYHSHQREEEWIYILSGEAQAEIDDNIFTVRSGDFMAFPTGVAHHLRNCGKDDLVYLCGGEHLNIEIADFPRLGKRMLRRGEQVDIVDIHPQRELTPFGA
- a CDS encoding helix-turn-helix transcriptional regulator codes for the protein MPRMTRRADRLFQIAQILRGRRLTTAAMLADRLGVSERTVYRDIRDLSVSGVPIEGEAGIGYRMRAGYDLAPLMFTADEVEALVAGARMIKAWSGGTMAESVDAALEKLMGALPAERRNEAETTRIFAPGYGMGSEVKQVFDTLHAALGRHAVARLAYRDAQGQLTERCIQPLGLFFWGQVWLVAAWCEHRQDYRTFRLDRCVQVDILERHFAESAERSLADFMRKVRGSSD
- a CDS encoding glutathione peroxidase, which gives rise to MSDVYAFEADSLTGQRVPLSQYKGKVLLIVNTASKCGFTPQYAGLEAVYKRLHDKGLEVLGFPCNQFGKQEPGGADEIGAFCEKNYGVSFPMFGKIDVNGSNAHPLYKWLTSEKPGVLGIGAIKWNFTKFLLRRDGTVYKRYAPLTKPEEIADDIERLLAEPDPA
- a CDS encoding type IV pilus twitching motility protein PilT, whose product is MDIAQLLAFSAKNKASDLHLSAGLPPMIRIHGDMRRINVPPLTHQDVHSMVYDIMSDGQRKVYEENLEVDFSFEIPGLSRFRVNAFNQNRGASAVFRTIPSKVLSLDDLKAPAVFADLAMKPRGLVLVTGPTGSGKSTTLAAMVNHRNENDMGHILTVEDPIEFVHESKKSLINQRELGPHTHSFANALKSALREDPDVVLVGELRDLETIRLALTAAETGHLVFGTLHTSSAAKTIDRVVDVFPSDEKEMVRTMLSESLEAVISQTLLKTRDGSGRIAAHEIMIATPAIRHLIRENKISQMYSMMQTSSGMGMQTLDQCLSELIKRSAINYADARAIAKNPDAFAN
- a CDS encoding YggS family pyridoxal phosphate-dependent enzyme, with protein sequence MSAIVANLQAVRQRITTACTLASRDAAGVTLLAVSKTFDADAIRAAHAAGQRLFGENYVQEGIAKIDALADLRTGIDPIRWHFIGPLQSNKTRAVAEQFDWVHSVDRLKIAERLSAQRPDTLPPLQVCLEINISRQASKHGLLPDFDEVLAVAQAVSALPRLQLRGLMAVPEPSDDPAAQRKPFADLCALANRLREAGIPLDTLSMGMSADLEDAIAEGATIVRVGSAIFGARHYAHA
- the proC gene encoding pyrroline-5-carboxylate reductase codes for the protein MLDTLKLGFIGGGNMAAALIGGLIAKGAHGANIVVVDPTEPARSRAKQTWGARTAAAPGAELADRDVIVLAVKPQQMREVCAQLAPHLRDSLVLSVAAGIRIQDLSRWLNGHARVVRAMPNTPALSGLGMTGLAANAGLSDGDRATASAIANAVGKSVWVPAEAQIDAVTAISGSGPAYVFYFIEAMQQAAQELGLSAEDGRTLAVETFIGAATLAGQSTEPVEVLRERVTSKGGTTYAALTSMEGADIKAAFVRAMHAAAARGKGMGEEFGRD
- the ubiA gene encoding 4-hydroxybenzoate octaprenyltransferase, encoding MQSSAAQPSRLMLYARLMRMDKPIGTLLLLWPTLWALWMAADGHPPLSLVVIFTVGTFLMRSAGCAVNDWADRDFDKHVKRTKERPITAGLIAPWEALAVAAVLSLIAFTLILPLNALTKWMSVAAIVIAGTYPFFKRFFAIPQAYLGIAFGFGIPMAYAAVQDQVPVLAWLMLAGNVFWAVAYDTAYAMVDRDDDLLIGIKTSAITFGRFDVAAIMLCYAGFFGIMAWAGHVMALSVAYWIGFAAAVALSLWYFPMLQTRDRMKCFFVFRHNNWLGACLFAGVAGAYLLR